Proteins from one Niallia circulans genomic window:
- the adhE gene encoding bifunctional acetaldehyde-CoA/alcohol dehydrogenase, whose amino-acid sequence MSTVEKDVKAKQEANDVQAIIDDIAAKGKKALKEFYELDQTKIDQIVKEMALAGLDKHMYLAKLAVEETGRGIYEDKITKNIFATEYIYHSIKYDKTVGIIRDDESAGVVEIADPIGVIAGVTPVTNPTSTTMFKAIIAIKTRNPIVFAFHPSAQRCSSEAARILRDAAVKAGAPENCIQWIEKPSIETTKTLMNHPGISLILATGGPGMVKSAYSCGKPALGVGAGNVPCYIEKTAKVKRAVNDLILSKTFDNGMICASEQAVIVDKEIYEEVRTELIRNGCHFLNEAEKKKVEELVINVNTCAVNPDIVGKSAYDIAAMAGVEVHKETKILIAELDGVGPAYPLSREKLSPVLACYKAESTEEGIKRAEEMLEFGGLGHSAVIHSEDEEVTRKFALRMKACRIISNAPSSQGAIGDIYNAFMPSLTLGCGSYGKNSVATNVTDVHLLNVKKLAKRNVNMQWFKLPPKIYFEKNSVQYLQKMKEISRVFIVTDPYMVKLGYVDKVLHHLRQRSDLIQVEVFSDVEPDPSLDTVARGTEMMAKFQPDCIIALGGGSPMDAAKGMWLFYEHPEEDFFGLKQKFLDIRKRVYKYPSLGGKAKFVAIPTTSGTGSEVTSFAVITDKENNIKYPLADYELTPDVAIIDSQFVMTVPPAVTADTGMDVLTHAVEAYVSNMANDYTDGLAVKAVQLIFEYLPRAYRNGKDEEAREKVHNASTIAGMAFANAFLGINHSLAHKLGAEFHIAHGRSNAILMPHVIRYNAEKPKKFTAFPKYEHFKADERYADLARILGLPANTTEQGVDSFVKAVIRLAKELNIPMSIAANGVEKEAFEKRVEYLADRAFEDQCTTANPKLPLVTDLAEIYRKAYKGV is encoded by the coding sequence ATGTCGACTGTCGAAAAGGATGTTAAGGCAAAACAGGAAGCGAATGATGTGCAAGCTATCATTGATGATATTGCTGCAAAAGGCAAAAAGGCGCTCAAAGAATTTTATGAGCTGGATCAGACTAAGATTGATCAAATAGTGAAGGAAATGGCCTTGGCAGGGCTTGATAAACATATGTATTTAGCTAAGCTTGCAGTTGAAGAAACTGGGAGAGGCATTTATGAGGATAAAATAACGAAAAATATTTTCGCAACAGAATATATTTATCACAGTATTAAATATGACAAAACGGTTGGAATCATCAGAGATGATGAATCGGCAGGAGTTGTTGAAATAGCTGATCCAATTGGTGTTATTGCAGGTGTTACTCCTGTGACGAATCCCACATCTACAACGATGTTTAAAGCCATTATTGCCATAAAAACACGTAACCCGATTGTATTTGCTTTCCATCCATCAGCACAGCGCTGCAGCAGTGAGGCCGCAAGGATTTTACGAGATGCTGCTGTAAAAGCAGGTGCTCCTGAAAATTGCATCCAGTGGATTGAGAAACCTTCCATTGAAACGACAAAGACATTGATGAACCATCCAGGCATTTCTTTAATATTGGCAACAGGCGGTCCAGGAATGGTTAAATCTGCGTATAGCTGTGGTAAACCAGCTCTTGGCGTCGGTGCGGGCAATGTGCCATGTTATATAGAAAAAACAGCAAAGGTAAAGCGTGCAGTCAATGATTTAATTCTTTCTAAAACATTTGATAACGGCATGATTTGTGCATCTGAACAGGCAGTTATTGTTGATAAGGAAATTTATGAAGAGGTAAGAACCGAGCTTATTCGCAACGGCTGTCACTTCTTAAATGAAGCCGAAAAAAAGAAAGTGGAAGAGCTCGTCATTAATGTAAATACATGTGCGGTCAATCCTGATATTGTCGGTAAATCAGCCTATGATATTGCAGCAATGGCAGGAGTTGAAGTGCATAAAGAAACAAAAATTCTCATCGCAGAATTGGATGGAGTTGGTCCAGCGTATCCTCTTTCAAGGGAAAAGCTCAGCCCTGTGCTTGCCTGCTATAAAGCAGAATCTACAGAAGAAGGGATTAAGCGTGCGGAGGAAATGCTTGAGTTCGGAGGTTTAGGACATTCTGCTGTCATTCATTCAGAGGATGAGGAGGTAACGAGGAAGTTTGCTTTAAGAATGAAAGCATGCCGGATTATCAGCAATGCCCCGTCTTCCCAAGGAGCAATCGGTGATATATATAATGCCTTCATGCCTTCATTGACATTAGGGTGCGGTTCTTATGGAAAAAACTCCGTTGCCACGAATGTAACAGATGTGCATTTGCTGAATGTCAAAAAACTTGCTAAAAGGAATGTTAATATGCAATGGTTCAAACTTCCGCCAAAAATTTACTTTGAAAAAAATTCAGTTCAATATTTACAGAAAATGAAGGAGATTTCAAGGGTGTTCATTGTCACAGACCCTTATATGGTTAAGCTTGGCTATGTGGATAAAGTGCTGCATCATTTAAGACAAAGATCTGACCTCATCCAAGTCGAAGTATTTTCAGATGTTGAGCCAGATCCATCTCTCGACACTGTGGCAAGAGGAACAGAAATGATGGCCAAATTTCAGCCTGATTGCATCATAGCATTAGGTGGTGGTTCACCAATGGATGCAGCGAAAGGAATGTGGCTTTTCTATGAACATCCCGAAGAGGATTTCTTTGGACTTAAGCAAAAATTTCTTGATATTAGAAAAAGAGTTTACAAGTATCCGAGTCTTGGAGGCAAAGCTAAATTTGTAGCAATACCAACAACCTCCGGAACAGGCTCTGAGGTAACTTCCTTCGCAGTCATTACAGATAAGGAGAATAATATTAAATACCCGCTCGCAGACTATGAGTTAACACCGGATGTTGCCATCATTGATTCACAGTTTGTTATGACAGTTCCTCCGGCTGTAACTGCTGACACGGGCATGGATGTACTGACACACGCAGTAGAGGCTTATGTATCCAATATGGCGAATGATTACACAGATGGATTGGCTGTTAAAGCAGTTCAATTGATTTTTGAATACTTGCCGCGAGCTTATCGCAATGGTAAGGACGAAGAGGCACGGGAGAAGGTTCATAATGCCTCCACCATTGCTGGAATGGCATTTGCCAATGCCTTTTTAGGAATTAACCACAGCTTGGCACATAAATTAGGAGCAGAGTTCCATATTGCTCACGGCCGGTCCAATGCCATATTAATGCCACATGTAATCCGCTATAATGCAGAGAAACCGAAGAAATTCACAGCTTTTCCTAAATATGAGCATTTTAAAGCAGATGAGCGTTATGCAGATTTAGCAAGAATATTAGGTCTGCCTGCAAATACGACAGAGCAGGGAGTAGACAGCTTTGTTAAAGCGGTTATCCGCTTGGCTAAGGAGCTGAATATTCCAATGAGCATTGCTGCTAACGGTGTTGAAAAGGAAGCCTTCGAGAAAAGAGTAGAGTATTTGGCAGATAGAGCATTTGAAGATCAATGTACAACAGCAAACCCGAAGCTGCCGTTAGTTACTGATTTAGCAGAAATATACCGAAAAGCATATAAAGGGGTTTAA